A genomic window from Brassica oleracea var. oleracea cultivar TO1000 chromosome C8, BOL, whole genome shotgun sequence includes:
- the LOC106307212 gene encoding probable beta-1,3-galactosyltransferase 4 — protein sequence MSMKHHHRGLELSASKSFVSKKWTFFLCIGFFCAGTLFSDRMWPEPEANVVSREARDERLHLVSDDCDSSKKSSKLESKDSLGEAYKSPDAIQTLDKTISALEMELAAARAAQESIMNGSPVSDDFKLPETATRRKYLMVVGVNTAFSSRKRRDSVRATWMPPGENRKKLEEEKGIVMRFVIGHSATPGGILDRAIQAEESKHGDFLRLDHVEGYLELSAKTKSYFTTAYALWDADFYVKVDDDVHVNIATLGAELARYRMKPRVYIGCMKSGPVLAQKGVRYHEPEYWKFGEEGNKYFRHATGQLYAISRELASYISINQNVLHKYVNEDVSLGSWFLGLDVEHVDDRRLCCGTTDCEWKAQAGNMCVASFDWSCSGICRSADRMKDVHRRCGEGPNALLAASF from the exons ATGTCGATGAAGCATCATCATAGAGGATTAGAGCTGTCTGCTTCCAAGAGTTTTGTTTCAAAGAAATGGACTTTCTTCCTCTGTATCGGATTCTTCTGCGCGGGAACTCTCTTCTCCGACAG AATGTGGCCAGAGCCTGAAGCCAATGTTGTATCAAGGGAAGCTAGAGATGAACGGTTGCATTTAGTATCAGATGACTGTGATTCTTCTAAA AAAAGTTCGAAGCTTGAATCAAAAGACAGCCTTGGAGAAGCTTACAAGAGTCCAGATGCAATTCA AACGCTGGACAAAACAATTTCTGCTCTGGAAATGGAGTTAGCGGCTGCAAGAGCTGCGCAAGAATCAATCATGAATGGCTCACCAGTGTCTGATGATTTCAAACTCCCTGAAACCGCCACCAGAAGAAAGTATCTGATGGTCGTTGGGGTAAACACTGCGTTTAGCAGCAGAAAGCGCAGGGACTCAGTCCGTGCTACCTGGATGCCTCCCG GTGAGAATAGAAAGAAGCTTGAGGAAGAGAAAGGGATTGTGATGCGGTTTGTAATAGGCCATAG TGCCACTCCTGGTGGAATCCTTGATAGAGCGATTCAGGCTGAAGAAAGTAAACATGGAGACTTCTTGAGACTG GATCACGTTGAAGGGTACCTGGAGCTGTCAGCAAAGACTAAATCTTACTTTACAACGGCTTATGCATTGTGGGATGCAGACTTCTACGTGAAAGTCGATGATGATGTGCATGTTAATATAG CCACTCTCGGAGCAGAGTTAGCAAGATACCGGATGAAGCCTCGAGTCTACATCGGATGCATGAAGTCTGGACCCGTTCTTGCTCAGAA AGGAGTGAGATATCATGAACCGGAGTACTGGAAATTTGGAGAAGAGGGTAACAAGTACTTCCGCCATGCCACGGGTCAGCTCTACGCAATTTCCAGGGAACTGGCTTCTTACATATCAATAAACCA AAACGTGCTTCACAAGTATGTGAATGAAGATGTCTCTCTAGGATCATGGTTTCTTGGATTGGATGTGGAGCATGTAGATGACCGTAGGCTATGTTGTGGTACAACAG ATTGTGAGTGGAAGGCACAGGCGGGGAACATGTGTGTTGCCTCGTTTGATTGGAGCTGCAGTGGGATTTGTAGATCAGCGGATAGGATGAAGGATGTTCATCGGAGGTGTGGAGAAGGCCCAAATGCTCTCTTGGCTGCATCTTTCTGA
- the LOC106310542 gene encoding uncharacterized protein LOC106310542 gives MKGLSTSPVRRNDGFHRYLKPGALAQIRNTRLNARSNSPLTLSLPSRVDPPDATPTMEQMPDLFFTKIYGPFRIGRKKLGPARSVLRTMMDLNPSPNSTLESASNGNSNVLSIVDVLVAH, from the coding sequence ATGAAGGGACTCTCAACATCGCCGGTGAGAAGAAACGACGGCTTCCACCGCTACTTGAAGCCAGGGGCTCTCGCTCAGATCCGTAACACTAGACTCAACGCCAGATCCAACTCTCCCTTAACTCTTTCCCTCCCGAGCAGAGTCGACCCGCCAGACGCGACGCCGACGATGGAGCAGATGCCTGATCTCTTCTTCACCAAGATATACGGTCCGTTTCGCATCGGTAGAAAGAAACTTGGTCCCGCTAGATCTGTGTTGAGGACGATGATGGATTTAAACCCTTCTCCCAACTCCACGCTTGAATCCGCTAGTAATGGTAATAGCAACGTATTAAGTATCGTCGATGTTTTAGTTGCTCATTAA